One genomic segment of Arthrobacter sp. Marseille-P9274 includes these proteins:
- a CDS encoding type II toxin-antitoxin system PemK/MazF family toxin — MNRGDIWTVAGGVYATKPRPALIIQDDRYDATDSVTVLPLTTSEVDAPLLRIGLQPTPTTGLQGASFIMIDKLTTVRRSNVQERVGRLPAAQLVEVERALMVFLGLAD, encoded by the coding sequence GTGAATCGCGGCGATATCTGGACGGTCGCTGGGGGCGTCTATGCAACTAAGCCGCGTCCTGCGCTCATCATTCAAGACGACCGCTATGACGCGACTGACTCAGTCACGGTCCTGCCTCTGACCACGTCCGAAGTCGATGCCCCCTTGCTCCGGATCGGACTTCAGCCCACGCCGACCACCGGCCTCCAGGGTGCCAGTTTCATCATGATCGACAAGCTCACGACGGTCCGCCGCTCCAACGTTCAGGAGCGCGTCGGGCGCCTCCCTGCAGCCCAGCTCGTTGAGGTTGAACGTGCCCTGATGGTATTCCTCGGGCTGGCGGACTGA
- a CDS encoding RES domain-containing protein, which yields MRFWRVLNWNPAANTAEDNGHPLYVWPRQGAGRVDDSQREYLVLYVGDSPMGAVAEAFGRFIRWTPAILEAPKVAPSGTIKALVAYDGEPDVLDLDDPYTLVDWGLRPSQVVARDRPSTQRWARAIYDAGGTAGVSWWSYYEPRWASIGLWDISGLTPVGDPEPLTLDHPVIHGAAEAIRRIVEVPSARRSRGTGAGPW from the coding sequence GTGCGGTTCTGGCGCGTTCTCAACTGGAATCCGGCCGCGAATACTGCCGAGGACAACGGGCACCCGCTCTATGTTTGGCCGCGGCAGGGAGCAGGTCGCGTCGACGACTCGCAGCGGGAGTACCTCGTGCTGTACGTCGGAGATTCCCCGATGGGTGCGGTGGCTGAAGCCTTCGGCCGCTTCATCCGCTGGACTCCTGCCATCCTGGAGGCACCTAAGGTCGCACCGTCCGGCACGATCAAGGCGCTGGTGGCGTACGACGGCGAGCCGGACGTCCTAGATCTGGATGACCCCTACACTCTCGTGGACTGGGGACTGCGCCCTAGCCAGGTGGTTGCCCGCGATCGGCCATCAACTCAACGTTGGGCCAGAGCGATCTACGATGCCGGCGGCACGGCAGGTGTCTCTTGGTGGTCCTACTACGAACCGCGCTGGGCCAGCATCGGCCTCTGGGACATCAGCGGCCTCACCCCGGTCGGCGACCCGGAACCACTGACCCTTGATCATCCGGTCATACATGGCGCGGCAGAGGCGATACGGCGAATTGTCGAGGTACCTTCCGCCCGGCGTTCCAGAGGAACCGGAGCCGGGCCATGGTGA
- a CDS encoding antitoxin MazE family protein encodes MAVRERVSEYRRRMREQGYRPVQVWVPDVRTEQFAAEAHRQSSAVADAGRNTDDQDFIEAVSVEWDE; translated from the coding sequence ATGGCAGTTCGGGAGAGGGTCAGCGAATATCGACGGCGGATGCGCGAGCAGGGCTATCGCCCGGTTCAAGTCTGGGTGCCGGACGTCCGCACCGAACAGTTTGCAGCCGAAGCACACCGGCAATCGTCCGCCGTCGCGGACGCCGGACGGAACACCGACGATCAGGACTTCATCGAAGCCGTGTCGGTTGAGTGGGACGAGTGA
- a CDS encoding DUF4189 domain-containing protein translates to MKSVNERRPRVLILLAVLIAALFSTGGVAASAEIEAAQTENISVQADRWIAYALSPSALNGSHGYYSGTDTGRLIRATIDHCNANKSNGAYDCEPFGLGKNEYLAVAVSWSNGPRAWRTHPTKSVASKEALDLCNNTYGGGGECYILFLGHSSDY, encoded by the coding sequence ATGAAATCAGTAAACGAAAGACGGCCGCGCGTCCTCATTCTGCTGGCCGTCCTAATCGCGGCGCTTTTTTCGACGGGAGGCGTGGCTGCCTCTGCCGAGATTGAGGCAGCACAGACGGAGAACATCTCGGTCCAGGCGGACCGCTGGATCGCGTATGCGCTGTCTCCGTCCGCGCTCAACGGCTCGCACGGCTACTACAGCGGCACGGATACCGGCCGCTTGATCCGCGCGACAATCGACCACTGCAACGCGAACAAGTCCAATGGGGCCTATGACTGCGAACCCTTCGGACTCGGAAAAAACGAGTACCTGGCCGTAGCGGTTTCCTGGAGCAACGGACCGCGTGCATGGAGGACGCACCCAACCAAGAGCGTTGCCAGCAAGGAAGCCCTCGACCTCTGCAATAACACCTACGGCGGCGGGGGCGAGTGCTACATCCTCTTCCTGGGACACAGTAGCGATTACTGA
- a CDS encoding DUF4189 domain-containing protein, with translation MKTGSGPRRPFILAALALASLFAMTGLTAAPAPAAGPVGVAVSQSVDTQAADRYISVAWSPSTLGWYSVRSSDKDRAVNRSLDLCNLHKSNNTYDCLSAGYAVNAYLALALSWANGPAGYSSGTTATYAGKNAVAWCKYYGGGDSCRVVFNMHASE, from the coding sequence ATGAAAACTGGAAGCGGGCCTCGCCGGCCCTTCATTTTGGCTGCATTGGCATTGGCGTCGCTGTTTGCCATGACTGGTTTGACGGCCGCCCCGGCCCCGGCGGCAGGACCTGTCGGAGTGGCCGTGAGCCAGTCGGTGGATACGCAGGCCGCCGATCGCTACATTTCAGTGGCGTGGTCCCCGTCCACGCTGGGTTGGTATTCCGTCAGGTCGTCCGATAAAGACAGGGCCGTTAACCGCAGTCTGGATCTATGCAATCTGCATAAGTCGAATAACACCTACGACTGCCTTTCCGCAGGCTACGCAGTGAACGCATACCTGGCCCTCGCTCTTTCCTGGGCGAACGGTCCCGCAGGTTACAGCTCCGGCACAACGGCGACTTATGCGGGCAAGAATGCGGTGGCCTGGTGCAAGTACTACGGAGGCGGTGATTCCTGCCGCGTGGTCTTTAACATGCATGCAAGCGAATAA
- a CDS encoding LssY C-terminal domain-containing protein gives MNRSGTGSRDSTPPQPRWYIRLASTVVLWLQRTAYLLVTVLAGWAVYELVVAEISDDARLLWAFFVIWVLAAYILLPRLTRLLTRIYVPAYFIGRARTADGLLGDPINLAVIGSADSLRKAMAAAGWIEPDPVTLSSSWRIIRDSLLRRSYPSAPVSPLFVFGQKQTLAFELEVAGSPAQRHHVRFWDCPPEWRLPGGWEVDLVGAATFDRRVGLSLFTFQITHKIAEQTDTERDLVTAALAGTGASVHIVRHFSTGYHTRNGGGDAIETDGDLPIIALAPPSSAKIVT, from the coding sequence ATGAACCGCTCGGGGACAGGTTCCCGGGACAGCACGCCGCCGCAGCCGCGCTGGTACATCCGGCTGGCAAGCACCGTCGTGCTCTGGCTGCAGCGGACCGCCTACTTGCTGGTCACGGTGCTGGCTGGATGGGCGGTCTACGAGCTGGTGGTCGCCGAGATCAGCGACGACGCCCGCCTGCTCTGGGCGTTCTTCGTTATCTGGGTGCTGGCGGCCTACATCCTGCTGCCCAGACTGACCCGGCTCCTGACCCGGATCTATGTGCCGGCCTATTTCATTGGCAGGGCCAGGACGGCCGATGGTCTGTTGGGCGACCCGATCAATCTCGCCGTCATCGGGAGCGCGGACTCCTTGAGGAAAGCGATGGCCGCGGCGGGCTGGATTGAGCCGGACCCGGTCACGCTGTCCAGCAGCTGGCGGATCATCCGGGACTCGCTCCTGCGCCGCAGCTACCCTTCGGCTCCGGTCAGCCCGCTGTTCGTGTTCGGCCAGAAACAGACCTTGGCGTTCGAGCTCGAAGTGGCCGGCAGCCCGGCCCAGCGGCACCACGTACGGTTCTGGGACTGCCCGCCCGAATGGAGGCTGCCCGGCGGCTGGGAGGTGGACCTCGTCGGAGCCGCCACCTTCGACCGGCGCGTCGGCTTGTCCCTCTTCACCTTCCAGATCACCCACAAGATCGCCGAGCAGACGGACACGGAACGCGACCTTGTCACCGCCGCGCTTGCCGGCACCGGCGCCAGCGTCCACATCGTCCGGCACTTCTCGACCGGCTACCACACCCGGAACGGCGGCGGCGACGCAATCGAAACCGACGGCGACCTGCCCATCATCGCCCTGGCCCCGCCGTCGTCGGCTAAAATCGTCACTTGA
- a CDS encoding DUF5956 family protein — MVTDWEAVPDGEDGPGWVEVPESGWGMLAAWAAGTDNLRRRPVDDTGRQVRVTTEAGGVSETHFEPFTARDRQIVDESIEDYLRDAGVQVPPRGFVWLMCLPPGIDSEEELSRRINGGITDAAPGAVHPGDIAPVMEHIVDVLYGRD, encoded by the coding sequence ATGGTGACTGACTGGGAGGCGGTTCCCGACGGCGAGGACGGGCCCGGCTGGGTGGAGGTACCGGAGTCCGGCTGGGGCATGCTCGCGGCCTGGGCCGCGGGAACCGATAACCTGCGCCGCCGGCCCGTCGACGACACCGGCCGGCAGGTCCGGGTCACAACCGAAGCCGGGGGCGTCAGCGAGACGCACTTCGAGCCGTTCACCGCCCGGGATCGGCAGATCGTGGATGAGTCCATCGAGGATTACCTGCGCGACGCCGGCGTTCAGGTGCCGCCGCGCGGCTTCGTCTGGCTGATGTGCCTGCCGCCCGGCATCGATTCCGAGGAGGAGCTCTCACGCCGGATCAACGGCGGTATCACCGATGCAGCACCCGGCGCGGTACACCCGGGCGACATCGCCCCGGTCATGGAGCACATCGTCGACGTGCTCTACGGGCGGGATTGA
- a CDS encoding alpha/beta hydrolase, giving the protein MGWERRPPTLDFAPLIRVLDDYNVVVVEGFGYGYADQAADDDRTVENIADELHETLGQLGIGEPYVLAGHSLAGYYMLSYANQYPEEVSAVIGIDPTLPSDDHGQGAAQAAESSPGFNWGRLLSITGLVRWTIAIAPGLAEPDGSAFTPDELERMRLMASWNWDTPAVVEETARMGQNGGAVRGLTYPDELPVLTFLARGNGMSPDRLGRYEERLRNVRDHKIVVLDGGHYLHWTHSAEMAEQITAFLSEH; this is encoded by the coding sequence GTGGGCTGGGAACGCCGTCCCCCGACCCTGGACTTTGCCCCGCTGATCCGGGTTTTGGACGACTACAACGTCGTCGTGGTCGAGGGGTTCGGCTATGGTTACGCGGACCAGGCCGCCGACGACGACCGGACGGTTGAGAACATCGCCGACGAGCTGCACGAAACGCTCGGCCAGCTGGGAATCGGCGAGCCCTACGTCCTGGCCGGCCATTCATTGGCCGGCTACTACATGCTCTCTTACGCCAACCAGTATCCCGAGGAAGTGTCGGCCGTCATCGGCATCGACCCGACGTTGCCGTCTGATGATCACGGGCAGGGCGCGGCACAGGCCGCGGAAAGCTCTCCCGGGTTCAACTGGGGGCGGCTGCTCTCGATTACCGGTCTGGTCCGCTGGACCATAGCGATCGCACCCGGCCTCGCCGAACCGGACGGCAGTGCGTTTACCCCGGATGAACTCGAGCGGATGCGGTTGATGGCCAGCTGGAACTGGGACACCCCGGCGGTGGTCGAGGAGACGGCCAGGATGGGGCAGAACGGCGGCGCGGTCCGGGGGCTCACCTACCCGGACGAGCTGCCGGTGCTGACGTTCCTGGCCCGCGGGAACGGGATGTCCCCAGACAGACTCGGGCGCTATGAGGAGCGGCTGCGCAACGTCCGCGACCACAAGATCGTGGTGCTCGACGGGGGACACTACCTTCACTGGACGCACTCGGCAGAGATGGCCGAGCAGATCACCGCGTTCCTCAGTGAGCACTGA
- a CDS encoding IPT/TIG domain-containing protein, whose translation MKRFASVLLAAGLVLGGGAAAVQPAQAAPVVQIQAATTVRTAITSQPKTQTAVHGSTVRLSVSARGTSLKYQWYKKGPKSKTWSKVANTSRTLTLSKVSVASSKTQYQVSVAGRAGKVWSKPATVTVRYAYKPAVTALSPASTVVGKARSVAVTGKNFHDVTRVYVAGKSVPFKKTSTRITLTVPASSTEKNVTITVASATGKASKTFTYFKYLGATDRAEMLADIDWAQRTYGAPQVPVKAAYDTARSYIRSTSAHEGAAIKQYLIALYAIDYSSFTREAALADSDYRQWKTEYDIAIQFGDTARANEYKAEMDAAAADRDAFRDSAKTALGNIRSLGGKV comes from the coding sequence ATGAAACGATTCGCCTCCGTCCTGCTTGCCGCGGGACTGGTCCTCGGCGGCGGAGCGGCCGCCGTCCAGCCGGCCCAGGCCGCACCGGTCGTCCAGATCCAGGCGGCCACTACGGTCAGGACCGCCATCACGTCGCAGCCGAAGACGCAGACCGCCGTGCACGGCTCTACGGTCAGGCTCTCGGTCTCCGCCAGGGGCACGTCACTGAAGTACCAGTGGTACAAGAAGGGTCCGAAGTCCAAGACCTGGTCGAAGGTCGCCAACACGTCCCGGACGCTCACCCTGAGCAAGGTGAGTGTGGCCTCGAGCAAGACCCAGTACCAGGTCTCGGTGGCCGGCCGGGCCGGCAAGGTCTGGTCGAAGCCCGCGACGGTCACGGTCCGCTACGCCTACAAGCCGGCCGTCACTGCGCTGTCGCCGGCGTCCACCGTGGTCGGCAAGGCCCGTTCCGTCGCGGTCACCGGCAAGAACTTCCACGACGTCACCCGCGTCTACGTCGCCGGCAAGTCGGTCCCGTTCAAGAAGACCAGCACCAGGATCACCCTGACCGTTCCGGCGTCCTCAACCGAGAAGAACGTGACCATCACGGTCGCCTCGGCCACCGGCAAGGCGTCGAAGACGTTCACCTATTTCAAGTACCTGGGCGCGACCGACCGGGCCGAGATGCTGGCCGACATCGACTGGGCCCAGCGCACCTACGGTGCACCCCAGGTGCCGGTGAAGGCGGCTTACGATACCGCCCGGAGCTATATCCGCTCAACGAGTGCGCACGAAGGCGCCGCGATCAAGCAGTACCTGATCGCCCTGTATGCGATCGATTACTCCTCGTTCACCCGCGAGGCCGCACTGGCCGACAGCGACTACCGGCAGTGGAAGACCGAGTACGACATCGCTATCCAATTCGGCGACACCGCCCGGGCCAACGAGTACAAGGCCGAAATGGATGCCGCGGCCGCGGACCGGGATGCGTTCCGGGACAGCGCGAAGACGGCGCTGGGGAACATCCGGTCGCTTGGCGGGAAAGTCTAG
- the mfd gene encoding transcription-repair coupling factor yields MSLNGLRTALAEDKSFGRVRTQASRPAGERSEDLQIGAPPGLRAALLAEMVEGLDGGAADGGRAPVVLAVTATGREAEDLAAGLRCYLPAESIEEFPSWETLPHERLSPRSDTVGRRLSVLRRLKHGEEGTVPLRVVVAPVRAVLQPLVKDLGDLMPVSLKVGDEVEFTDVVKQLAAAAYARVDMVSRRGEFAVRGGILDVFPPTEDHPIRIDFFGDEVDQMRWFAVADQRSLSGEHIKHPEALYAPPCRELLITPAVMSKAAKLKDQMPAAADMLEKIAGGIAVEGMESLAPVLVEAMVPFLGELPEASIAVVIEPEKVRARAHDLEATNAEFLAAAWATASDGGDAPLDLALQGDLETAGFRSLADTRTTALEHSVSWWSITTFNPDDETVLDIDTLTLAAREPRGYQGDVAEMMDFIGSRVRDQWRVVVATEGPGPASRLAELFHDNDIPAARVESLEKEPQPGIIEITTATAGKGFVFDGLKLGLLTEADLLGRTTASGTRDMRKMPSKRRNAVDPLQLTEGDYVVHEQHGVARFKELVQRSSGAGPTKTMREYLVLEYAPSKRGAPGDRLFVPTDQLDQVTRYVGGDAPALSKMGGSDWAKTKSQARKAVKEIAGELIRLYSARMASKGHAFAPDTPWQRELEEAFPYVETPDQLTTINEVKADMEREIPMDRLVSGDVGYGKTEIAVRAAFKAVQDGKQVAVLVPTTLLSQQHYETFSERFSGFPVRVKPLSRFQTAKDSKETLEGVKNGSVDVVIGTHRLLSKEIGFKDLGLVIVDEEQRFGVEHKEALKKMRTNVDVLAMSATPIPRTLEMSLTGIRETSTLATPPEERHPVLTYVGPYTDKQTSAAIRRELMREGQVFFVHNRVSSIDRQAAHIRELVPEARVEVAHGRMSEARLEQIIVDFWEKKFDVLVCTTIIETGLDISNANTLIVDRADSYGLSQLHQLRGRVGRGRERAYAYFLYPSEKPLGEVALERLKAVASHNELGAGMQLALKDLEIRGAGNLLGGEQSGHIQGVGFDLYIRLVGEAVADFRGEAEEKAAEMKIELPVNAHLPHDYVPGERLRLEAYRKLASALTNEAIDEVVEELNDRYGMPPEPVTNLIAVARFRVGARAVGLTDVATQGNFIKFAPAALPESKVMRLNRMYPGSQVKPALDFILIPKPKTARIGGKDLADQAILDWAQQVIDAIFKE; encoded by the coding sequence ATGAGCCTGAATGGACTGCGGACCGCGCTGGCCGAGGACAAGTCCTTTGGACGGGTGCGCACCCAGGCCTCGAGGCCGGCGGGGGAGCGCAGCGAGGACCTGCAGATCGGCGCGCCTCCCGGGCTGCGGGCGGCGCTGCTGGCGGAGATGGTCGAGGGGCTGGACGGGGGCGCGGCCGACGGCGGGCGGGCGCCGGTGGTGCTGGCGGTTACGGCGACCGGCCGCGAGGCGGAGGACCTGGCGGCGGGGCTGCGCTGCTACCTGCCGGCGGAGTCGATCGAGGAGTTCCCGAGCTGGGAGACGCTGCCGCACGAGCGGCTGTCCCCGCGCTCGGACACGGTGGGCCGGCGGCTGTCCGTGCTGCGCCGGCTGAAGCACGGCGAGGAGGGCACGGTGCCGCTGCGCGTCGTCGTCGCTCCGGTGCGCGCGGTGCTGCAGCCGCTGGTGAAGGACCTCGGTGACCTGATGCCGGTCTCGCTGAAGGTCGGCGACGAGGTCGAGTTCACGGACGTGGTGAAGCAGCTGGCCGCGGCGGCGTACGCGCGGGTGGACATGGTCTCCCGGCGCGGCGAGTTCGCGGTCCGCGGCGGCATCCTGGACGTCTTCCCGCCCACCGAGGACCACCCGATCCGCATCGATTTTTTCGGCGACGAGGTGGACCAGATGCGCTGGTTCGCGGTGGCCGACCAGCGCTCGCTGTCCGGCGAGCACATCAAGCATCCGGAGGCGCTGTACGCACCGCCGTGCCGCGAGCTGCTGATCACCCCGGCCGTGATGAGCAAGGCGGCGAAGCTGAAGGACCAGATGCCGGCCGCGGCGGACATGCTGGAGAAGATCGCCGGCGGCATCGCGGTGGAGGGCATGGAATCGCTCGCGCCGGTGCTTGTGGAGGCGATGGTCCCGTTCCTCGGCGAACTGCCGGAGGCGAGCATCGCCGTCGTTATTGAACCGGAAAAGGTGCGCGCCCGCGCGCACGACCTGGAGGCGACCAACGCGGAGTTCCTCGCCGCGGCGTGGGCCACCGCGTCCGACGGCGGGGACGCGCCTTTGGACCTGGCGCTGCAGGGGGACCTGGAGACGGCGGGATTCCGTTCGCTCGCGGACACGCGCACCACGGCGCTCGAGCACAGCGTCTCCTGGTGGTCCATCACCACCTTCAACCCGGACGACGAGACCGTGCTGGACATCGACACGCTCACCCTCGCGGCCCGCGAACCGCGCGGCTACCAGGGCGACGTGGCGGAAATGATGGACTTTATCGGTTCCCGCGTGCGCGACCAGTGGCGCGTGGTGGTCGCGACCGAGGGCCCCGGCCCGGCCTCGCGCCTGGCCGAACTCTTCCACGACAATGACATCCCCGCCGCGCGTGTGGAGTCGCTGGAGAAGGAACCGCAGCCCGGGATCATCGAAATTACGACGGCGACCGCGGGCAAGGGATTCGTGTTCGATGGGCTGAAGCTCGGGCTGCTCACGGAGGCGGACCTGCTGGGCCGGACCACCGCGTCCGGCACCCGGGACATGCGGAAGATGCCCTCCAAGCGGCGCAACGCCGTCGACCCTTTGCAGCTCACCGAGGGCGACTATGTGGTGCACGAACAGCACGGCGTCGCGAGGTTTAAGGAGCTGGTGCAGCGCTCGTCCGGCGCGGGGCCGACCAAGACGATGCGCGAGTACCTGGTGCTGGAGTACGCGCCGAGCAAGCGCGGGGCGCCGGGGGACCGGCTGTTCGTGCCGACGGACCAGCTGGACCAGGTCACCCGGTACGTGGGCGGCGATGCGCCCGCGCTGTCCAAGATGGGCGGCTCGGACTGGGCGAAGACAAAGAGCCAGGCGCGCAAGGCGGTCAAGGAGATCGCCGGCGAGCTGATCCGGCTGTACTCGGCGCGGATGGCGTCGAAGGGGCACGCGTTCGCGCCGGACACGCCGTGGCAGCGCGAGCTGGAGGAGGCGTTCCCGTACGTGGAGACGCCGGACCAGCTGACCACGATCAACGAGGTCAAGGCGGACATGGAGCGCGAGATCCCGATGGACCGGCTGGTCTCCGGCGACGTCGGCTACGGCAAGACGGAGATCGCGGTGCGCGCGGCGTTCAAGGCGGTGCAGGACGGCAAGCAGGTGGCCGTGCTGGTGCCGACGACGCTGCTCTCGCAGCAGCACTACGAGACGTTCTCCGAGCGGTTTTCCGGATTCCCGGTGCGGGTGAAGCCGCTGTCCCGGTTCCAGACCGCGAAGGACTCCAAGGAGACGCTGGAGGGCGTCAAGAACGGCTCGGTGGACGTGGTGATCGGCACGCACCGGCTGCTGTCCAAGGAGATCGGGTTCAAGGACCTGGGCCTGGTCATCGTGGACGAGGAGCAGCGGTTCGGCGTGGAGCACAAGGAGGCGCTGAAGAAGATGCGCACCAACGTGGACGTGCTGGCGATGAGCGCGACGCCGATCCCCAGGACCCTGGAGATGTCGCTGACCGGGATCCGGGAGACGTCCACGCTGGCGACGCCGCCGGAGGAGCGGCACCCGGTGCTGACCTACGTGGGCCCGTACACGGACAAGCAGACCTCGGCCGCGATCCGGCGCGAGCTGATGCGGGAGGGGCAGGTGTTCTTCGTGCACAACCGGGTGTCCTCCATTGACAGGCAGGCCGCGCATATCCGCGAGCTGGTGCCGGAGGCCCGGGTGGAGGTGGCGCACGGGCGGATGTCCGAGGCGCGGCTGGAGCAGATCATCGTGGACTTCTGGGAGAAGAAGTTCGACGTGCTGGTCTGTACGACGATCATCGAGACCGGGCTGGACATCTCCAACGCGAACACGCTGATCGTGGACCGGGCCGATTCCTACGGGCTCTCGCAGCTGCACCAGCTGCGCGGACGCGTGGGCCGCGGGCGGGAACGGGCGTACGCCTACTTCCTCTACCCGTCGGAGAAGCCGCTGGGCGAGGTGGCGCTGGAGCGGCTGAAGGCCGTGGCCTCGCACAACGAACTCGGCGCCGGCATGCAGCTGGCGCTGAAGGACCTCGAGATCCGCGGCGCCGGCAACCTCTTGGGCGGCGAGCAGTCCGGGCACATCCAGGGCGTCGGCTTCGACCTGTACATCCGGCTGGTCGGCGAGGCCGTGGCGGACTTCCGCGGCGAGGCCGAGGAGAAGGCCGCCGAGATGAAGATCGAGCTGCCGGTCAACGCGCACCTGCCGCACGACTACGTCCCGGGGGAGCGGCTGCGGCTCGAGGCCTACCGGAAGCTCGCCTCCGCGCTCACCAACGAGGCGATCGACGAGGTGGTCGAGGAACTCAACGACCGCTACGGCATGCCGCCCGAGCCGGTCACGAACCTCATCGCCGTTGCCCGGTTCCGGGTTGGCGCCCGCGCCGTCGGCCTGACCGATGTCGCCACGCAGGGCAACTTCATCAAGTTCGCCCCGGCGGCCCTGCCCGAGTCGAAGGTCATGCGCCTGAACAGGATGTATCCCGGCTCGCAGGTCAAGCCGGCCCTGGACTTCATCCTCATCCCGAAGCCCAAGACCGCCCGCATCGGCGGCAAGGACCTGGCGGACCAGGCCATCCTCGACTGGGCGCAGCAGGTCATCGACGCCATCTTCAAGGAGTGA
- a CDS encoding Hpt domain-containing protein, giving the protein MADTDLPDLDSNRPASLADDPLEELAMRTFLRNYLQLLPVRVGRVLDTLRRGDSEDSMDAVLSLKVSSHMAGALRIERHCLGLEAELRAGSVPGPGPAGELLTGAMRSVLAAAGLPAVHRAG; this is encoded by the coding sequence ATGGCTGATACCGACCTGCCCGACCTCGATTCCAACCGGCCCGCCAGCCTCGCGGACGACCCCCTGGAGGAACTCGCGATGCGGACCTTCCTCCGCAACTACCTGCAGCTGCTGCCCGTACGCGTCGGCCGCGTGCTCGACACCCTCCGCCGCGGCGACTCCGAGGATTCGATGGACGCCGTCCTGAGCCTGAAGGTCTCCTCGCACATGGCCGGCGCCCTGCGGATCGAACGCCACTGCCTCGGCCTGGAAGCCGAGCTCCGCGCCGGCTCGGTCCCCGGACCCGGCCCCGCCGGCGAACTGCTGACCGGGGCGATGCGCTCCGTCCTCGCCGCCGCCGGCCTCCCTGCCGTGCACAGGGCGGGGTAG
- a CDS encoding glycerophosphodiester phosphodiesterase family protein, with the protein MALLIPVLAACTPAAADDFTFVAHRGGHEAYPESSQEALAAAAAAGFPVEFDLRQLEDGQWAVAHDAETGKTVVGASGPIDEITTAQWESATITEDGREGHPATWDWVVTQMPENVLLVPELKDPLIAPAKFAQAVKLAGLEDRVVVQSFDFGKAKELAELGLDTLFLTKADSPEKATEIAAAGIAFVGPSNETSESRLRSFHDAGLTVWVWTVNDQASAEALRGGGYVDGVFTDKPVALSGS; encoded by the coding sequence GTGGCGTTGCTGATACCGGTTCTCGCCGCCTGCACTCCGGCCGCCGCGGACGACTTCACGTTCGTGGCGCACCGCGGTGGCCACGAGGCTTATCCCGAATCTTCCCAAGAGGCGCTCGCCGCCGCTGCCGCCGCCGGTTTTCCCGTGGAGTTCGACTTGCGGCAGCTGGAGGACGGCCAATGGGCTGTCGCGCACGATGCTGAGACCGGGAAGACCGTAGTGGGCGCTTCCGGGCCGATCGATGAAATCACCACGGCGCAATGGGAATCGGCAACAATCACGGAAGACGGGCGCGAAGGCCACCCTGCCACCTGGGACTGGGTGGTCACGCAGATGCCGGAGAACGTCCTGCTGGTGCCGGAGCTGAAGGACCCTCTGATAGCACCGGCAAAGTTCGCCCAGGCCGTGAAGCTTGCAGGCCTTGAAGACCGAGTGGTGGTGCAGAGCTTCGACTTCGGCAAAGCCAAGGAACTGGCCGAACTCGGTCTCGATACGCTCTTCCTGACGAAGGCTGACAGCCCGGAGAAGGCCACTGAAATAGCGGCTGCCGGAATAGCATTCGTTGGTCCCAGCAACGAAACGAGCGAGAGCCGGTTGCGCTCATTCCACGACGCGGGCCTAACCGTCTGGGTGTGGACGGTGAATGACCAGGCATCAGCAGAGGCTCTGCGCGGCGGCGGCTATGTGGACGGCGTGTTCACCGATAAGCCCGTTGCGTTGTCAGGTTCGTAG